The Pyxidicoccus sp. MSG2 DNA segment CGCCATGGTGCCCGCCACTGGAATGCCGTAACGCTTCCCCGCGAGCACGTTGGACGTGGAGTCCACCCCCGCGACGTACGCGGCGCGCGCCACCTTCAGCCCCGCGTCCGCGCCGTGGATGCGCCGCAGGCCGAACTCCATCACCGGGCGCCCCGCCGCCGCCTCCACCACCCGCGTCGCCTTGGACGCCGCGAGCGTTTGGAGATGCACCTGGTTGAGCAGGTACGTCTCCACCAGTTGCGCCTCCGGCAGCGGCGCGCGCACCTCCAGCAGCGGCTCCTGGGCGAACACCGGCGTGCCCTCCGGCACCGCGTCCACGTCCCCGCTGAAGCGGAAGCGCTCCAGCCAGCCGAGCAGCCGGTCCGAGAAGCGCCCCAGCGAGGCCATCCAGTCCAGGTCCTCCGCGCGGAAGCGCAGGCGCTCCAGCACGTCGAGCGCGTCCTCCAGCCCCGCCGCGAGCAGGTAGTTGCGGTGCTCCGGGAGGCGCCGGACGAAGAGGCTGAACACCGCCTCGTCCCACAGCCCCTCGTCGAGGTACGCCTCCGCCATCGTCAACTGGTAGAGGTCCGTCAACAGCGCGGCGCCATCCTCCATGACGTGCCTCCTTGCACGCGGTGGCTCAAGCGGTGGCGTTCGCGCCGCCCTGTGCCACCGACGTCATCACCCACCGCTCCAGCTCCGCGCGGGGCATCACCCCGCTGCGCCGCGCCACCTCGCGCCCGCCCGCGAACACCACGAAGGTGGGGATGCCCTGCACCCGCAGCGTGCTGGCCGCGTGGGGGTGTTGCTCGGTGTTCAGCTTCAGCACCAGCAGCCGTCCCGCCTGCGCCCGTCCCACCGCTTCCACGATGGGGCTCGCGGCGCGGCACGGCGCGCACCAGGGGGCCCACAAGTCGAGCAGCACCGGCACCGGGGAGCCGAGGACGGCGCGGTCCAGCCCCTCGCCATCCACCTCCTGCGGGGCGCCGGTGACGTCCAGCGCGGAGTGACAGCGGCCGCACTCGGGCGAGCCCGGCGGACGGGGCTCGCGCACACGGTTGAACGCTCCACAGGCCTTACAGCGGAACATGGCTCCTCCGGTCGCGAACTCTTCCCACCAAGGTAGGCCTCGGCCCCTCCGCGCGCCCTGAAATGCGAAGTCGCAAGCTCGCTGCCGAGCCAACCGCCGCTCGCCTGGCGCGCAGCTTTTGCCGCGTCGCCCCGGTGTGCGCAGCTTTTGCGCGGCCCGTGCGGGTACGGCGGGGCCGGTGACTGGAGCGGGCCTTGCACTGACACCCGGGCGGATACGGCGGGCATGCAGTCCAGCCGGGCAGGGGAGCAGACATGCGGCTGGCCGTCTTCGACACCCATCGTTATGACCGTGAGGCACTTGAGAAGACCAACGCGCACTTCGGTCATGCGCTCACCTTCTTCGAGCCGCGCCTGACGTTGCAGACGGCGAAGCTGGCGGATGGCTTTCCCGCGGTGTGCTCCTTCGTCAACGACAAGGTGGACGCAGCCACGCTGGCAGCGCTGCATGGGGGCGGGGTGCGGCTCGTGGCGGCGCGCTCGGCGGGCTACAACCACGTGGACCTGGAGGCGGCGCAGCGGCTGGATATTCGCGTGACGCGCGTGCCGGAGTACTCACCGCACGCGGTGGCCGAGCATGCGGTGGCGCTGGTGCTCTCCCTCAACCGCCACATCCCCCGCGCCTTCGCGCGCGTGCGCGACTGGAACTTCTCCCTCGACGGATTGGTGGGCTTCGACCTCGCCGGCAAGACGGTGGGCGTGGTGGGCACGGGCCGCATCGGCCGCGTGGCGGTTCGCATCTTCCGGGGCTTCGGCTGCAAGGTGCTCTGCTACGACGTGGCGCCCGACGCCGACTTCGAGCGCGAGGCGGGCGTGGCCTTCGTCCCGCTGGACGTGTTGTTCGCCGAGTCGGACGTCATCTCCCTCCACGTGCCGCTCACACCGGGCACGCGCCACATGGTGGACGCGGCGGCTTTGGCGCGGATGAAGAAGGGTGTGTTGCTCATCAACACCGGCCGCGGCGCGCTCATCGACAGCCGGGCCCTGCTCGACGCGCTGAAGGCAGGACGCATCGGCGGCGCGGGGCTGGACGTGTACGAGGAGGAGGAGGGCATCTTCTTCCAGGACCTCTCCGGGCAGGTGCTGCAGGACGACGTGCTGGCGCGGCTGCTCACCTTCCCCAACGTCCTCGTCACCTCGCACCAGGCCTTCCTCACCCACGAGGCCCTGGCCAACATCGCCGAGACGACACTGGCCAGCGTGATGGCCTTCGAGCAGGGTGAGCCCCTGGTGAACGAGGTGCGCGCCGAGCAGGTGCTTCGCGCGCCGCCCGCCGCGAAGTAAGCACTGGCACGGGAGGTGAAAGGTCTTCACCTCGAACCGAGCCGCACAACTGAAGCTGGGAGAGCGACATGTCCATCGTCTGCGCCACGAACTTCTCCGATGCCGCGCTGCGCGCATCCACCCTGGCCGCTGAGCTCGCCCGGAAGACGGGAGAGCCTCTGCGCCTGGTGCACGTGCTGAACCCGAACTCCGCGCGGGCCTTCGGGCGGGCGCTGACCGACGCGGCCGAGGCCGCCCTGGCCGACCAGACGAAGCGCCTGGAGAAGTCGGGCGCGAAGGTGGAGCGTGTGTTGCTCACCGGGGACCCGGCCGAGGTGGTGGATGCCTACGCGCGGGAGCAGAAGGCCTCGCTCGTGGTGACGGCGGCACCGAGTGACGAGGCGCCCTTCCTGAGTGTGGGGGGCACGGTGGACCGGCTGGCGCAGGCGCTGGTCGTCCCGCTGCTGGTGGTGCGCGACGCGGCGCCGCTGGAGGCGTGGGCCCGGGGCGAGCGGCCGCTGAAGGTGATGCTGGGCGTGGACCGCTCGCTGCCCTTCGAGGCGGCGCGCGAGTGGGTGAAGGGCCTGAGCCGCTTCGGCGCGGTGGAGGTGGTGGGGGCGCGCGTGTACTGGCCGGAGGAGGAGTACCCGCGCCTGGGGCTGCCGCTTCCTCCCGCCTTCGGCGACATCACGACGGAATTGCGGCAGGCGATGGAGGAGGAGACGGCCTCGCTGATGGCGCCGCTGGCTTCGGGGGGGCAGGCGACTCGCGTCGTGGTGCACGCGGGCGTGGGGCGCATCGCCGACCACCTGGTCGACCTGGCCTCGCGCGAGGGCGTGGACCTGCTGGTGGTGGGCACGCACCACCGGCGCGCCCTGGGCCGGCTGTGGAGCGTGTCGCACCACGCGGTGCGGCTGGCTCGCATGTCCGTGGCGTGCGTGCCCTCCATGGTGGCGCCCTCGGTCTCGGACGTGCCGCTGCCCGTGTACCGCGAGGTGCTCGTGGCCACCGACTTCTCGGACACGGGCAACCGTGCGGTGGCCCACGCCTGCGGGCTGGTGCCCGAGGGTGGCACGGTGCACCTCGTCCACGTGCTGGAGGGGCGCGTGAAGCCCGGCCAGGAGGAGGAGCTGAAGCAGCAGCTCCTCGCGCTGGTGCCGAAGGCGGCGCAGGCCGGCGGGCGACGCGTGCAGGTGGAGGTGCTTCCCCATGGCCGGGACGTGGTGACGACGCTGGTGCAGGCCGCCGAGCGGCTCCGCGTGGATGCGCTCGTCATGGGCACGCACGGGCGCTCGGGGCTGAAGCGCGCGGTGCTCGGCTCGGTGACGCAGGAGGTGCTGCTGCGCATGGACCGGCCGGTGCTGGTGGTGCGGCCTCCGAAGGGGTGAGGCCGGGGCACACGGGGTACACTGCCGTCCCGTGAGTGACACCCTGAGAGACCTCCTCGGACGCGCGCTGGAGGCCTTCGAGCGCCACGCCGAGGAGGCGGCGTCTGTCCATGCGCGGGCGGAGTGGGGCTGAGCCGCGAAGGGCTTCGGGTACACTGGCGGTGTGGCTGACCTCTCCATCGAGTTCCTTGGACGCTCGGCGGTCCGGGCCTTCCTCCGGCATGACGAGAGGATGGCCCTCGAGCACCTGCTCGAAGCCTGGCACCACTCACGCAGTGAGCGCCTCGCCGAGCTGGTGGAGCGGCTTACGCTGCGGCTCGCGGCGAAGCCCGACTCCGTCACCGTGGAATCCAAGGGCCTCGCTTCGTCGCGGTCCCGGCGCAGCCCGAAGCCGCTGCTGCTCGACGGCCTCATGAAGGCCGCGAAGCGGGGGCTGGCCGAAGTGCTGAGCAGCCGGCTGATGGCCTTGCACGGATGTCCGGCGGACCCACGCCTCACCTCCGGCCTGCTGGCCCTCGCTCAGCTGCCCGTCGCCAGCTCGCCGGAGGTGTTCCAGCAGCTGTGCGGTCTGTTCGAGGCGCAGGCAGACCCCCGCGTCATCCAGCCCCTGACCGTCCTGCACGCGAGCCTCGAGTCTGGCTCCCCGTATGCCAGACGGCTGAAGACCACCCTCGAGAGGGTCTGGTCACATGGGCAGCAGTCCCTGCGTCCGGAGCTCGCGCGCCAGTGCGAGGAACTGGAGGCGGCCCTGGCCCGACGCGAGGCTCCAGACCCGGCCCGCGAGGAGCTGCTGGCCCGCGTGTACGCGGACCCGGAGGACGTGGAGGCGCGCATGGTGCTGGCGGACCACCTGCTGGCGCAGGACGACCCGCTCGGTGAGTTCATCATGTTGCAGTGCTCGCCCCGGGCGGACCGCCAGCGCATCCATCAGTTGTCCGAGGCGAGGGGAGAGCAGTGGTCCACCGTGCTGGGCCCGTATGTGGACCACGCCGATACCCGCTTCGAGCGGGGCTTCCCTGTCGCCGTCCTGCTGCGCCGCCACTGGGGGGGCCCGCTGCCCGAACCCACGCGGCACTGGAGGACGGTGCGGGAGGTGGACGCGAACTCGGTCGCGTTTCCGCGCTTCGAGGAGTGGCTCTCACACCCCTGCCTGAGCGGAGTGACGACGCTGAAGCGGGTGGCGCCTTCACTGGTGCGGGGACTGGCCGAGCGGCAGGTCGGAGTGCGACAGCTCGAATGTTCGGGTCTCGAGCCGGCGTCGCGGGAGGTGTTCGCCGACCTGGACCGGCTGCGGAGCCTGGTGCGCCTGTTCATCCACGATGCGGTGTCGCTGGACGTGCACCTGTGCGCGATGTCGCGGCTGGCGCCGCGGCTGGAGCGCTTCGAGGCCTGGAGCAGGGGCCAGTGGAGCCTCGAGTTGACGCCCGAGAAGGACGTGCCCCTCCGGGCGACGTTGTTGAGCGAGGAGGGCGCCGCGCCCCTCGCCGAGGGGCTCCGTGGCGCGCTGGGCTTCGGGACACGGGCGGTCCACGTCCACGTGGGGCAGTGCGCCGACCGCGACGGGCTGCGGCTGTTGAGGGAGGTGACGTCCGCCTACGCACGGGTGGAGTGGTCCTGACATGGTGGGCGACGTGAATGGCCTCCTCGAGCGTGCGCTCGAGGCCTTCGGGCAGCACGAGGAGCAGAGGGCAATGGAGTCCCTGCTCCTGGCCTGGTGGGAGTCGCGCTCGGAGCGCCTCGCGGCGCTCGTGGAGCGACTGTCGGCACGGATAGACGCCTGGCCATTGCCGTCGCGCAAGCGCCCGTCGCCCCCACCGTTCGAGGACGTTCCCAGGGACTACTTCATCCTCATGGCGTATGCCCGTGAGGGAAACGTGGACGCGGTCATCCGTCAGCTCGGGATGCTTGGCTATGGGTCCCCGGACCCCCGGCTCACGCCCGTCCTGATGGAGCTCTCGCGGCTGCCCATCGGGCGTGAGGGTCCCATCGTTCAGGGGCTCTGCGGGCCCCTGCTCTTCCTGAAGGACCCTCGGACCCTGGAGCTGCTCCGTGCGCTGAGCACCAGTCGTCACGTGGAAGATGAGCACGCTGATGCGCTCAAGGGCCTCATCGAGAAGATGACCGCGCAACCGCCTCCTCCGTTGGCCGAGGAGACCCAGGCACGGGTCGGTGCACTGGAGGCAGCCCTCGACGCACGAGCCAGCGCCGAGGCGTCGAGCGCGCCGCTGCGCGAAGAGCTCCTGGCCCGGGTCTATTCGCGACCGGACGATGATGATGCGCGACTCGTCCTGGCGGACCACCTGCTGGAGCATGGTGACGCGGCCGGCGAGTTCATCGTGCTCCAGTGCTCACCGCACTCCGACGAGAAGCGCATCTGGGAGTTGCAGGGACACCACAGGAGGACGTGGGAGGCCCCGCTGGGGCCATACGTCCGCGATGGGCTCACCCGATTCGAGCGGGGCTTTCCGGTCGCGGTCCGGATGAACTTCGACCTGTTCCATTCGCCCGCGGTGCTGACTCCAGCCGGGCCTGCCTGGGGCACGGTTCGGGAAATCTCGTGGAGCCATACGTTGACCCAGGCGGCCCTGGTCACGTCCCTGGAATGGCTCAAGAGCCCGTACCTGCGGGGCGTGACAGCGACGGGGAACGTGCACCCGGAAATCGCCCGGCGGCTGAGGGACTGGACTACCCGCTGAGGTTGCGGAAGTTGGAGCTATGGGGGAGCAGCCGGCTCGAGGCGGAGTTGTTCACCGAGCTGTGCGAGCTGAAAGACCTGACCCGGGTGGATATCGTCGACGCGGCCCCGCGCATGGTGCGGGAGTTCGCCGCCTCTTTCCTGGCCCGGTGCCTGGAGCGCTTCACGGCCCGGAGCCTCGATGACTGGAGCCTGGAGGCGCTGCCCCCCACGGAGACGGTGGAGGCGGAGCTGCGGAGTGAGCGCCAGGTCGAGACGCTCGCGGAGGCCATCCGGGCCGCGACGGGCTTCGGCAGTCGGGTCCTGCGCATCCACGTCGAAGTGCTGCTCGGCGATGAGGGGCGCCGTTTGCTGGAGCGCGCCGGCGCCGTCTACGTCCAGGTCGCGTGGTCGTGAGCCGCGCTTCACCCTGACGCGTCGACGTCCACGTACGCGCGTTTCGCGAGCACCGACACGAGCCGCCCCTCCGGCAGCACGTACGCGGACAGCCGGCCGCCGTACACGCAGCCCGAGTCCAGCCCGAGCGCGTACGGGTGCCGCTGAATCCCGCGCATGGCGTCGTGCCCGAAGATGACCAGCTCCGGCCCCTTCCAGCAGCTTCCCCACGGCTCGCCGCCGTCCACGCGCTTCGACGGCGTGCCGTCCGCGGCGATGCTGCGCAGGTTGAGCAGCTCGTCCTCCTTCTGGTGCTCCAGCGCCACGCCCGGCACCAGTCCGCCGTGCACCGCCACCACGTTCAGCTCCGGGAAGTGGCGGTAGAGCGGTTGGGCCGCCAGCCACGTCCAGTCCTCGGGCGACAGCGTGTCCAGCACGAGCTGGTGCTCGGGCTTGAGCTTCTTGCCCTTGGGCCCCCGGCCCGCGTGCCAGCGCAGCACGTGCGCGTCATGGTTGCCGCGCACCGCGAGGAAGCCGCGCTCGCGCGCCCGTCGCACCACGCCCGCTGAGTCCGGACCCTTCGCCACCAGGTCCCCCACCAGCACCACGCGGTCGTCCGGCCGCCAGCCGCATTCGGCCAGCAGCGCGTCCAGTTCCTCCGCGCACCCGTGCACGTCCCCGATGAAGAGCGTTCGCATCCCGCCCATCCTTTAATGCGCTTCATGCGGGGACGGGAGCCCCATGCGCTTCTTTCGTCACCCGCCGTGCTTCCGACAGGCGCTAGCGCGTGCCGGCCGCCGGCACCCGGTCCGGCCGGGGCAGGCTGGCGCGCCACGCGTCCATCTCCACCACCACCTTCACGTACCGCTCTCCCATGCCCGAGAACATCTCCCGCGCCTCCTCGGCCAGTCGCAGGGCGCGGGGCCGGTCCAGGTTCCCCTCCCACAGCGCCTTGGCCAGGGCGTAGCGCGCGAAGGCCCGCTCCCCCGCGGTCTGCTTCGAGCCGGAGCGGTTCGCCACCGCCAGCTCCAGCACCTCGGCGGCCTTGCGCGGCTGCTTCAGGTCCAGCCAGTTGCGGCCCAGGTCAATCCACGTACCCGTCAGGTAGCCATACGGGTCATCCTGGCGCGACTCGAGGATGGCCAGCGCCCGCAGCAGGTAGGGGTGGGCTTCCTCGTAGCGCTTCATGTCCCGGTAGTTGTTGCCACACGCCCGGTGGGCCCTGGACAGGAAGGGGTGCTGGGGCCCGAGCCGCTGCTCCAGCGGGGCAATGGTGGACATGTGACGCGCCAGGGCCTCCTCGTGGCGCCCCATCCGCGCCAGCAGGTTGGCCAGGTTGCTCAGGACGATTTGGGTGCCGGAGCTCTCCACGCCCTCCACCTGGACGGCGATGTCCAGTGCGCGCTCCTGGAGGCGCAGGGCCTCCTCGCCCCGGCCCCGGCGCTCCACGACGGCCGCCAGCATCTCGAGCGCGGTCGCCACGTCGCGGTGTCCGGGGCCGAGCGCGCGCTCGAACACCGCCAGCGCCGTGCGCGACAGCTCCTCCACCCGCGCCAGGTTGCCCTGCCGCCAGTAGACCTCGGTCAGGTTCATCTGGGCGCGCGCCACGTCGGGGTGGTCCGGGCCCAGGGCCTTGCGTCGCGTCTCCAGCGCCTGCTCGGTGAGCTTCAGCGCCTCCTCCACGCGGTGTTGGGCGATGCGTGTGGAGCCCAACCCCAGCCGGACGTCCGCGGCCTCCAGGCTGTCCGGGCCATACGTCTGCTCCAGCCGGGCGAGCGCCGCCTCCTGCTGTTCGGAGGCCTCCGTGTAGCGGCCCTGCACGAAGTGCAGCGCCCCCGTGCGCACCTGGAGCTGCGCGCTCAGCACCGCGTCGCCGCCCATCCGTTCGATGGCCGCCTCCGCGCGCTCCTTCCAGCGCCAGGCCAGGGCGTACTGCTCCAGCACCTCTCCGGACGTGTGCACCAGCGACGTCCAGGCCCGCGCGGCCACCACGTCGTTGCGCCCGGCCTCGGCGGCCCACACCGCCTCGAAGAGCGTGGCCTCCGCCTTGCGCGGGTCGCCCAGTTCCTCCCGCAGCTCGCCCAGGGGCAGCAGCAGGTCCGCGGCACCGTAGCGGTCCCCCGCGTCCTTCGCGGTCTTCACCACCGGCTCCAGCAGCGCCACCGCCTCCGCGTACTTGCCGGCCGCCTTCAGCGCGCGGGCCCGCACCAGCGTCTGGCGCAGCGCCTCCGCCCGGGCGCGCGCCGCGGCGTCCACGGGCTCGGGCGCGCGCGCGGCCAGGGCCGCGAGGTCCGAGCAGCGTTGCAAGGGTGGCAGCGCCTCCGCGGCGCGCGCGGCCAGTTCCACCGTGCCCGCGTCCGCGCGGGCGAAGAGCTGGGTGAGGGCGGCGACCTCCGCCAGCCGGCCGTCGAGGCAGTGCATGCGCCGGGCGAGCACCTCCTCGGGCTGCTCGCGGCGCACGCGCGTGGCCTCGCAGGCGGTGGTGCGCGTCGTCACCCATTCGGCGGTGTACACGTCCAGCGTGCGTCGCACGCGCTGCCACGCCGCGGCCGCATAGGGTTTGCCGGTGGAGAGGAAGGCGGACTGGATGGCCGCCTGCTGCGACGGCCCCCACACCGTGGCGAGCTCCTTCCCCGCGCCCGCGCACACCTGCTCGCGGCGCGAGCCCACCGCGTGGGTGACGCCCACCGCCGTCAGGAGCAGCGCCACGCCGCCCGCCACCTGGAGCCGCCGCACCCAGCGCGCCGCCGGGTCGTGCTGGAGCGCGGCCAGCAGCGCGTCCATGGAGCCATACCGGTCCATGGGGTCGACGGACAGGCCCCGCACCACCACGCGCCGCAGCCACGGCGGCACCGGCGAGCCCCGGGGCGCGGGCTTCACCCGCCCGGTGCGAATCTCCGCCAGCAGCTCGCGCACCGTGGCGGCCGCGAAGGGGCGCTCGTCGTGGAGCGCCTCGTACAGCGCCACGCAGAAGGCGAACTGGTCGCTGCGCGCGTCCGGGTGCGCGTCCGGGTCCAGTTGCTCCGGCGACATGTACGCGGGCGTGCCGCCGGCCACGGGCGTGCCCGGCGCGTCCTCGCTCAGCGGGTTGGCGCTGCGGGCGAGCCCGAAATCGGTGACGCGCACGCGGCCGTCGCGGCCGACGAGGAGGTTCTCCGGCTTGAAGTCGCCGTGCACCACACCCGCCGCGTGCGCCGCCGCGAGGCCCCGGCCCGCGTCCACGAAGAGGGTCAGCACCTGCCGCCACGGGCGCGGCGCGGCCTTCAGCCACTGGCGCAGCGTCTGCGCCTCCACCAATTCCATGGCGAGGAAGACACTCTGTCCGAAGGTGCCCACGTCGTAGACGGGCACCACGTGCGGGTGCGAGACGCGGGCCATGGCCTGCGCCTCGTGCAGCAGGTGGGCGCGGCCCTCCTCCATCTCCAGGCCCAGCTCGCC contains these protein-coding regions:
- a CDS encoding serine/threonine-protein kinase; translation: MACLDESTFVELLMGSLPPARAAEVDAHLDTCVSCRRMVAQGLRAQSPDEGPPGEATALTPPRPARGEDAPLEKGTAVGRYLVLERLGSGGMGVVYSAYDPELDRRVALKLLRVGELGLEMEEGRAHLLHEAQAMARVSHPHVVPVYDVGTFGQSVFLAMELVEAQTLRQWLKAAPRPWRQVLTLFVDAGRGLAAAHAAGVVHGDFKPENLLVGRDGRVRVTDFGLARSANPLSEDAPGTPVAGGTPAYMSPEQLDPDAHPDARSDQFAFCVALYEALHDERPFAAATVRELLAEIRTGRVKPAPRGSPVPPWLRRVVVRGLSVDPMDRYGSMDALLAALQHDPAARWVRRLQVAGGVALLLTAVGVTHAVGSRREQVCAGAGKELATVWGPSQQAAIQSAFLSTGKPYAAAAWQRVRRTLDVYTAEWVTTRTTACEATRVRREQPEEVLARRMHCLDGRLAEVAALTQLFARADAGTVELAARAAEALPPLQRCSDLAALAARAPEPVDAAARARAEALRQTLVRARALKAAGKYAEAVALLEPVVKTAKDAGDRYGAADLLLPLGELREELGDPRKAEATLFEAVWAAEAGRNDVVAARAWTSLVHTSGEVLEQYALAWRWKERAEAAIERMGGDAVLSAQLQVRTGALHFVQGRYTEASEQQEAALARLEQTYGPDSLEAADVRLGLGSTRIAQHRVEEALKLTEQALETRRKALGPDHPDVARAQMNLTEVYWRQGNLARVEELSRTALAVFERALGPGHRDVATALEMLAAVVERRGRGEEALRLQERALDIAVQVEGVESSGTQIVLSNLANLLARMGRHEEALARHMSTIAPLEQRLGPQHPFLSRAHRACGNNYRDMKRYEEAHPYLLRALAILESRQDDPYGYLTGTWIDLGRNWLDLKQPRKAAEVLELAVANRSGSKQTAGERAFARYALAKALWEGNLDRPRALRLAEEAREMFSGMGERYVKVVVEMDAWRASLPRPDRVPAAGTR
- a CDS encoding universal stress protein gives rise to the protein MSIVCATNFSDAALRASTLAAELARKTGEPLRLVHVLNPNSARAFGRALTDAAEAALADQTKRLEKSGAKVERVLLTGDPAEVVDAYAREQKASLVVTAAPSDEAPFLSVGGTVDRLAQALVVPLLVVRDAAPLEAWARGERPLKVMLGVDRSLPFEAAREWVKGLSRFGAVEVVGARVYWPEEEYPRLGLPLPPAFGDITTELRQAMEEETASLMAPLASGGQATRVVVHAGVGRIADHLVDLASREGVDLLVVGTHHRRALGRLWSVSHHAVRLARMSVACVPSMVAPSVSDVPLPVYREVLVATDFSDTGNRAVAHACGLVPEGGTVHLVHVLEGRVKPGQEEELKQQLLALVPKAAQAGGRRVQVEVLPHGRDVVTTLVQAAERLRVDALVMGTHGRSGLKRAVLGSVTQEVLLRMDRPVLVVRPPKG
- a CDS encoding TIGR02996 domain-containing protein gives rise to the protein MVGDVNGLLERALEAFGQHEEQRAMESLLLAWWESRSERLAALVERLSARIDAWPLPSRKRPSPPPFEDVPRDYFILMAYAREGNVDAVIRQLGMLGYGSPDPRLTPVLMELSRLPIGREGPIVQGLCGPLLFLKDPRTLELLRALSTSRHVEDEHADALKGLIEKMTAQPPPPLAEETQARVGALEAALDARASAEASSAPLREELLARVYSRPDDDDARLVLADHLLEHGDAAGEFIVLQCSPHSDEKRIWELQGHHRRTWEAPLGPYVRDGLTRFERGFPVAVRMNFDLFHSPAVLTPAGPAWGTVREISWSHTLTQAALVTSLEWLKSPYLRGVTATGNVHPEIARRLRDWTTR
- a CDS encoding metallophosphoesterase; translated protein: MRTLFIGDVHGCAEELDALLAECGWRPDDRVVLVGDLVAKGPDSAGVVRRARERGFLAVRGNHDAHVLRWHAGRGPKGKKLKPEHQLVLDTLSPEDWTWLAAQPLYRHFPELNVVAVHGGLVPGVALEHQKEDELLNLRSIAADGTPSKRVDGGEPWGSCWKGPELVIFGHDAMRGIQRHPYALGLDSGCVYGGRLSAYVLPEGRLVSVLAKRAYVDVDASG
- a CDS encoding thioredoxin family protein, producing MFRCKACGAFNRVREPRPPGSPECGRCHSALDVTGAPQEVDGEGLDRAVLGSPVPVLLDLWAPWCAPCRAASPIVEAVGRAQAGRLLVLKLNTEQHPHAASTLRVQGIPTFVVFAGGREVARRSGVMPRAELERWVMTSVAQGGANATA
- a CDS encoding 2-hydroxyacid dehydrogenase — encoded protein: MRLAVFDTHRYDREALEKTNAHFGHALTFFEPRLTLQTAKLADGFPAVCSFVNDKVDAATLAALHGGGVRLVAARSAGYNHVDLEAAQRLDIRVTRVPEYSPHAVAEHAVALVLSLNRHIPRAFARVRDWNFSLDGLVGFDLAGKTVGVVGTGRIGRVAVRIFRGFGCKVLCYDVAPDADFEREAGVAFVPLDVLFAESDVISLHVPLTPGTRHMVDAAALARMKKGVLLINTGRGALIDSRALLDALKAGRIGGAGLDVYEEEEGIFFQDLSGQVLQDDVLARLLTFPNVLVTSHQAFLTHEALANIAETTLASVMAFEQGEPLVNEVRAEQVLRAPPAAK